In a genomic window of Suricata suricatta isolate VVHF042 chromosome 12, meerkat_22Aug2017_6uvM2_HiC, whole genome shotgun sequence:
- the MST1R gene encoding macrophage-stimulating protein receptor isoform X2, protein MELLSPPWQPSLLLLLLLLLLLLPPPLAGESWQCPRTPYAALRNFDVKYKVPSFSARSPVQAIATYEGGRDGSAVFVATRNRLHVLGPSLQPVENLTTGPVGDPGCQTCAACGPGPHGPQGDTDTRVLVLEPVLPALVSCGSSLHGRCFLHELEPQGTVLHLAPPVCLFSATQNQPEDCPDCVASPLGTLVTVVEQGHASYFYAASSLDQTVASSFSPRSVSIRRLKADASGFAPGFAALSVLPEYLASYPIEYVYSFRAGAFVYFLTVQRTRVAAAPGALHTRLARLSAVEPELGDYRELVLDCRFAPKRRRRGTAEGGQPYPVLRAAHTAPVGSKLAAELSIAEGQEVLFGVFVASRDSSLRVNPNSVVCAFPIDLVDTLIQQGVERCCEPPVPPGIRRGLEFFQSPSFCPNPPGLEGPSPNTSCHHFPLLVSSSLSRVDLFNGLLGPVQVTALHVTRLDNVTVAHMGTTNGRILQVELARSLNYLLYVSNFSLGSNGQPIQRDVSRLGDHLFFASGEQVFQVPIQGPGCRHFLTCGSCLRAQRFMGCGWCGGMCGRQKECPGFWQQDHCPPELTKFYPQSGPLRGSTRLTLCGSNFYLRPGNLVPEGTHKVTVGQSPCRLLPKDSPNISPVPRKDFVEELECELEPLGMQPAGPANVSLTVTNMPPGKHFRVDGTSMLQGFSFMEPVLTAVKPLYGPRAGGTRLTFEGQGLSLGTNQAVLINGTECPLEQVSERQLLCTTPPGAATASVPIHLQVGGAVVPGSWTFHYMEDPIVLGISPNCGYSGSHVTIHGQHLTSAWHLVLSFHDGLVAVENRQCTGHLSEQRWCHLPEYMVRSPQGWVAGNLSARGDGAAGFTLPGFRFLPPPHPPTTDLAPLKPEEHAIKFEYIGLGAVAACVDMNVTVGGKSCQHELRGDVVICPLPSSLQLDKDDAVLQVCVDDGCHILGRVVRPGPEGVPQRLLLGVLLALFLLVAALATALIFNYSRRKQLDDLVSLDRTTGAIALPVLRSGSDYRNGLAPAAEGLNSCTEDHKASVSNSGDGSCIPLLQTESVQLWDLDSVLLTEVKDVLISHERVVTHSDRIIGKGHFGVVYHGEYIDKDQNRIHCAIKSLSRITEVQEVEAFLREGLLMRGLHHPNVLALIGIVLPPEGLPQVLLPYMHHGDLLQFIRSPQRNPTVKDLISFGLQVARGMEYLAERKFVHRDLAARNCMLDESFTVKVADFGLARGVLDKEYYSVRQHRHARLPVKWMALESLQTYRFTTKSDVWSFGVLLWELLTRGAPPYPHIDPFDLTHYLAQGRRLPQPEYCPDSLYAVMQHCWAGDPAARPTFSALVEEVEHMAARLLGDHYVQLPAAYVNLGPGASDEATMPPKQLQTPPVHRIARRP, encoded by the exons ATGGAGCTTCTCTCGCCACCGTGGCAGCCTTCACtgttactgctgctgctgctgctgctgctactgctgccgccgccgctggCCGGAGAGTCCTGGCAGTGCCCGCGCACCCCCTACGCCGCCTTGCGCAATTTTGACGTGAAGTACAAGGTGCCCAGCTTCTCGGCCAGAAGTCCGGTACAGGCCATAGCGACCTACGAGGGCGGCAGGGACGGAAGTGCCGTGTTCGTGGCTACACGCAATCGCCTGCACGTGCTTGGACCTAGCCTGCAGCCAGTAGAGAACCTGACCACAGGCCCTGTTGGGGACCCTGGCTGCCAGACATGTGCGGCCTGTGGCCCGGGCCCCCACGGcccacagggagacacagatacaCGGGTGCTGGTGCTGGAGCCGGTGCTGCCAGCACTAGTCAGCTGCGGCTCGAGCCTGCATGGCCGCTGCTTCCTGCACGAGCTGGAGCCCCAAGGGACAGTTCTGCACCTGGCACCGCCGgtctgcctcttctctgccacCCAGAACCAGCCTGAGGACTGCCCTGACTGTGTGGCTAGTCCTCTGGGCACCCTCGTGACCGTGGTTGAGCAGGGCCATGCCTCCTACTTCTACGCAGCATCCTCACTGGACCAGACGGTGGCTTCGAGCTTCAGCCCCCGCTCAGTGTCCATCCGGCGCCTCAAGGCCGATGCCTCAGGATTCGCACCCGGGTTTGCTGCACTGTCCGTGCTGCCCGAATACCTCGCTTCCTATCCTATCGAGTACGTGTACAGTTTCCGGGCCGGAGCCTTCGTCTATTTCCTGACGGTGCAGAGGACTCGCGTGGCAGCCGCCCCAGGAGCCTTGCACACACGCCTGGCACGGCTCAGTGCTGTTGAGCCAGAGCTGGGCGACTACCGAGAGCTCGTCCTTGACTGCCGATTCGCGCCCAAACGCCGGCGCCGCGGGACCGCTGAGGGAGGGCAGCCCTACCCGGTGCTGAGGGCTGCCCACACCGCTCCCGTGGGCAGCAAGCTGGCTGCTGAGCTGAGCATCGCTGAGGGCCAAGAAGTGCTATTTGGCGTCTTCGTAGCTAGCAGAGACAGCAGCCTCCGTGTGAATCCCAACTCTGTCGTCTGTGCCTTTCCCATCGACCTAGTGGACACTCTCATCCAGCAGGGTGTGGAACGCTGTTGCGAACCTCCTGTCCCCCCTGGCATCCGGCGAGGCCTCGAGTTCTTCCAGTCACCTAGTTTTTGCCCCAACCcg CCTGGTCTGGAGGGCCCCAGCCCCAACACCAGCTGCCATCACTTCCCTCTGCTGGTCAGCAGCAGCCTATCACGTGTGGACCTCTTCAACGGGCTATTAGGACCAGTGCAGGTCACTGCACTGCATGTGACACGCCTTGACAATGTCACAGTGGCCCACATGGGCACAACTAATGGGCGCATCCTGCAG GTGGAGCTAGCCAGATCTCTCAACTACTTGCTGTATGTGTCCAACTTCTCACTGGGCAGCAATGGGCAGCCCATACAACGAGATGTCAGTCGCCTTGGAGACCACCTGTTCTTTGCCTCTGGGGAGCAG GTCTTCCAGGTACCTATCCAGGGCCCTGGCTGCCGCCACTTCCTCACCTGTGGGAGTTGTCTACGGGCACAGCGTTTCATGGGCTGTGGCTGGTGTGGGGGCATGTGTGGCCGGCAGAAGGAGTGTCCTGGCTTCTGGCAACAAGATCATTGTCCACCTGAGCTTACTAAG TTCTACCCCCAGAGCGGACCCCTAAGGGGCAGCACAAGGTTGACCCTGTGTGGCTCCAACTTCTACCTGCGCCCTGGTAATCTGGTGCCTGAGGGCACCCATAAGGTCACCGTGGGCCAGAGTCCCTGCCGACTGCTGCCCAAGGACAGCCCAAACATCAG CCCAGTGCCCCGGAAAGACTTTGTAGAGGAGCTTgagtgtgagctggagccctTGGGCATGCAGCCAGCTGGGCCCGCCAACGTCAGCCTCACTGTGACCAACATGCCACCAGGCAAGCACTTCCGGGTGGATGGCACCTCCATGCTGCAAGGCTTCTCTTTCATG gagcctgtgctgacagcagtaaaACCCCTATATGGCCCACGGGCAGGGGGTACCCGTCTCACCTTTGAAGGCCAGGGCCTGTCTTTAGGCACCAACCAGGCTGTGCTGATCAATGGGACTGAGTGCCCACTGGAACA GGTCAGCGAGAGACAGCTCTTATGTACTACACCCCCTGGGGCTGCTACGGCCAGCGTTCCCATTCACCTGCAGGTTGGGGGCGCTGTGGTACCTGGCTCCTGGACCTTCCACTATATGGAAGACCCCATTGTGCTGGGCATCAGCCCCAACTGTGGCTACAG TGGCTCCCATGTCACCATCCATGgccagcatctgacttcagcatggCACCTAGTGCTATCATTCCATGATGGGCTTGTGGCAGTGGAAAACAGG CAGTGTACAGGGCACCTCTCGGAGCAGCGTTGGTGCCACCTGCCTGAATACATGGTCCGAAGCCCCCAGGGGTGGGTAGCAGGGAACCTGAGTGCCCGGGGGGATGGAGCAGCTGGCTTCACACTGCCCGGCTTTcgcttcctgcccccaccccatccacccaCCACTGACTTGGCCCCATTGAAGCCTGAGGAGCATGCCATTAAGTTTGAG TATATTGGGCTGGGCGCTGTGGCTGCTTGTGTGGATATGAACGTGACCGTGGGTGGTAAGAGCTGCCAGCATGAGCTCCGGGGGGATGTGGTcatctgccctctgccctcctccctgcaaCTTGACAAGGACGACGCCGTACTGCAG GTCTGTGTGGATGATGGATGTCACATCCTGGGCAGGGTGGTACGTCCAGGCCCAGAGGGGGTCCCACAGAGGCTACTCCTTGGTGTCCTGTTGGCCCTGTTCCTGCTTGTGGCTGCACTGGCCACTGCGCTGATCTTCAACTACTCGCGGAGGAAACAACTGG ATGACCTGGTATCCTTGGACCGGACCACTGGAGCCATCGCCTTGCCTGTGCTCCGTTCAGGCTCTGACTACAGAAATGGACTTG CTCCTGCCGCTGAAGGTCTGAATTCCTGCACAGAGGACCACAAAGCATCTGTCTCAAACAGTGGGGATGGGTCCTGCATCCCACTGCTACAGACAGAGTCAGTCCAGCTTTGGGACTTGGACTCTGTGCTCCTGACTGAGGTCAAGGATGTGCTGATCTCACATGAGCGAGTGGTCACCCACAGTGATCGAATCATTGGCAAAG GCCACTTTGGAGTTGTCTACCATGGAGAATACATAGACAAGGACCAGAATCGAATCCATTGTGCCATAAAGTCGCTGAGTC GCATTACAGAGGTGCAGGAGGTGGAGGCCTTCCTGCGCGAGGGGCTGCTCATGCGTGGTCTGCATCACCCAAACGTGCTGGCTCTCATCGGTATTGTGCTGCCCCCTGAAGGGCTGCCCCAGGTGCTGCTACCTTATATGCACCATGGAGACCTGCTCCAGTTCATCCGCTCACCCCAGCGG AACCCCACAGTGAAGGACCTCATCAGCTTCGGCCTTCAGGTAGCCCGCGGCATGGAGTACTTGGCAGAGCGGAAGTTTGTGCACAGGGACCTGGCTGCTCGGAACTGCAT GCTGGATGAGTCATTCACAGTCAAGGTGGCTGACTTTGGCCTGGCCCGTGGTGTCCTGGACAAGGAGTACTACAGTGTTCGACAGCACCGCCATGCCCGCCTCCCTGTCAAGTGGATGGCACTGGAGAGCCTGCAAACTTACAGATTCACCACCAAATCTGATGTG TGGTCGTTTGGTGTGCTGCTGTGGGAGCTGTTGACACGGGGAGCCCCACCATACCCCCACATTGACCCTTTTGACCTCACTCACTACTTGGCCCAGGGTCGTCGCCTGCCCCAGCCTGAGTACTGTCCTGATTCTCT ctaTGCAGTGATGCAGCACTGCTGGGCTGGGGACCCTGCAGCGAGACCCACCTTCTCAGCGCTGGTGGAGGAAGTGGAGCACATGGCGGCCAGGCTGCTTGGGGACCACTATGTGCAGCTACCTGCAGCCTATGTGAACCTGGGCCCTGGTGCCTCGGATGAGGCGACCATGCCCCCAAAACAGTTGCAGACCCCACCTGTGCACAGGATCGCACGTCGGCCCTGA
- the MST1R gene encoding macrophage-stimulating protein receptor isoform X1: protein MELLSPPWQPSLLLLLLLLLLLLPPPLAGESWQCPRTPYAALRNFDVKYKVPSFSARSPVQAIATYEGGRDGSAVFVATRNRLHVLGPSLQPVENLTTGPVGDPGCQTCAACGPGPHGPQGDTDTRVLVLEPVLPALVSCGSSLHGRCFLHELEPQGTVLHLAPPVCLFSATQNQPEDCPDCVASPLGTLVTVVEQGHASYFYAASSLDQTVASSFSPRSVSIRRLKADASGFAPGFAALSVLPEYLASYPIEYVYSFRAGAFVYFLTVQRTRVAAAPGALHTRLARLSAVEPELGDYRELVLDCRFAPKRRRRGTAEGGQPYPVLRAAHTAPVGSKLAAELSIAEGQEVLFGVFVASRDSSLRVNPNSVVCAFPIDLVDTLIQQGVERCCEPPVPPGIRRGLEFFQSPSFCPNPPGLEGPSPNTSCHHFPLLVSSSLSRVDLFNGLLGPVQVTALHVTRLDNVTVAHMGTTNGRILQVELARSLNYLLYVSNFSLGSNGQPIQRDVSRLGDHLFFASGEQVFQVPIQGPGCRHFLTCGSCLRAQRFMGCGWCGGMCGRQKECPGFWQQDHCPPELTKFYPQSGPLRGSTRLTLCGSNFYLRPGNLVPEGTHKVTVGQSPCRLLPKDSPNISPVPRKDFVEELECELEPLGMQPAGPANVSLTVTNMPPGKHFRVDGTSMLQGFSFMEPVLTAVKPLYGPRAGGTRLTFEGQGLSLGTNQAVLINGTECPLEQVSERQLLCTTPPGAATASVPIHLQVGGAVVPGSWTFHYMEDPIVLGISPNCGYSGSHVTIHGQHLTSAWHLVLSFHDGLVAVENRQCTGHLSEQRWCHLPEYMVRSPQGWVAGNLSARGDGAAGFTLPGFRFLPPPHPPTTDLAPLKPEEHAIKFEYIGLGAVAACVDMNVTVGGKSCQHELRGDVVICPLPSSLQLDKDDAVLQVCVDDGCHILGRVVRPGPEGVPQRLLLGVLLALFLLVAALATALIFNYSRRKQLDDLVSLDRTTGAIALPVLRSGSDYRNGLAAPAAEGLNSCTEDHKASVSNSGDGSCIPLLQTESVQLWDLDSVLLTEVKDVLISHERVVTHSDRIIGKGHFGVVYHGEYIDKDQNRIHCAIKSLSRITEVQEVEAFLREGLLMRGLHHPNVLALIGIVLPPEGLPQVLLPYMHHGDLLQFIRSPQRNPTVKDLISFGLQVARGMEYLAERKFVHRDLAARNCMLDESFTVKVADFGLARGVLDKEYYSVRQHRHARLPVKWMALESLQTYRFTTKSDVWSFGVLLWELLTRGAPPYPHIDPFDLTHYLAQGRRLPQPEYCPDSLYAVMQHCWAGDPAARPTFSALVEEVEHMAARLLGDHYVQLPAAYVNLGPGASDEATMPPKQLQTPPVHRIARRP, encoded by the exons ATGGAGCTTCTCTCGCCACCGTGGCAGCCTTCACtgttactgctgctgctgctgctgctgctactgctgccgccgccgctggCCGGAGAGTCCTGGCAGTGCCCGCGCACCCCCTACGCCGCCTTGCGCAATTTTGACGTGAAGTACAAGGTGCCCAGCTTCTCGGCCAGAAGTCCGGTACAGGCCATAGCGACCTACGAGGGCGGCAGGGACGGAAGTGCCGTGTTCGTGGCTACACGCAATCGCCTGCACGTGCTTGGACCTAGCCTGCAGCCAGTAGAGAACCTGACCACAGGCCCTGTTGGGGACCCTGGCTGCCAGACATGTGCGGCCTGTGGCCCGGGCCCCCACGGcccacagggagacacagatacaCGGGTGCTGGTGCTGGAGCCGGTGCTGCCAGCACTAGTCAGCTGCGGCTCGAGCCTGCATGGCCGCTGCTTCCTGCACGAGCTGGAGCCCCAAGGGACAGTTCTGCACCTGGCACCGCCGgtctgcctcttctctgccacCCAGAACCAGCCTGAGGACTGCCCTGACTGTGTGGCTAGTCCTCTGGGCACCCTCGTGACCGTGGTTGAGCAGGGCCATGCCTCCTACTTCTACGCAGCATCCTCACTGGACCAGACGGTGGCTTCGAGCTTCAGCCCCCGCTCAGTGTCCATCCGGCGCCTCAAGGCCGATGCCTCAGGATTCGCACCCGGGTTTGCTGCACTGTCCGTGCTGCCCGAATACCTCGCTTCCTATCCTATCGAGTACGTGTACAGTTTCCGGGCCGGAGCCTTCGTCTATTTCCTGACGGTGCAGAGGACTCGCGTGGCAGCCGCCCCAGGAGCCTTGCACACACGCCTGGCACGGCTCAGTGCTGTTGAGCCAGAGCTGGGCGACTACCGAGAGCTCGTCCTTGACTGCCGATTCGCGCCCAAACGCCGGCGCCGCGGGACCGCTGAGGGAGGGCAGCCCTACCCGGTGCTGAGGGCTGCCCACACCGCTCCCGTGGGCAGCAAGCTGGCTGCTGAGCTGAGCATCGCTGAGGGCCAAGAAGTGCTATTTGGCGTCTTCGTAGCTAGCAGAGACAGCAGCCTCCGTGTGAATCCCAACTCTGTCGTCTGTGCCTTTCCCATCGACCTAGTGGACACTCTCATCCAGCAGGGTGTGGAACGCTGTTGCGAACCTCCTGTCCCCCCTGGCATCCGGCGAGGCCTCGAGTTCTTCCAGTCACCTAGTTTTTGCCCCAACCcg CCTGGTCTGGAGGGCCCCAGCCCCAACACCAGCTGCCATCACTTCCCTCTGCTGGTCAGCAGCAGCCTATCACGTGTGGACCTCTTCAACGGGCTATTAGGACCAGTGCAGGTCACTGCACTGCATGTGACACGCCTTGACAATGTCACAGTGGCCCACATGGGCACAACTAATGGGCGCATCCTGCAG GTGGAGCTAGCCAGATCTCTCAACTACTTGCTGTATGTGTCCAACTTCTCACTGGGCAGCAATGGGCAGCCCATACAACGAGATGTCAGTCGCCTTGGAGACCACCTGTTCTTTGCCTCTGGGGAGCAG GTCTTCCAGGTACCTATCCAGGGCCCTGGCTGCCGCCACTTCCTCACCTGTGGGAGTTGTCTACGGGCACAGCGTTTCATGGGCTGTGGCTGGTGTGGGGGCATGTGTGGCCGGCAGAAGGAGTGTCCTGGCTTCTGGCAACAAGATCATTGTCCACCTGAGCTTACTAAG TTCTACCCCCAGAGCGGACCCCTAAGGGGCAGCACAAGGTTGACCCTGTGTGGCTCCAACTTCTACCTGCGCCCTGGTAATCTGGTGCCTGAGGGCACCCATAAGGTCACCGTGGGCCAGAGTCCCTGCCGACTGCTGCCCAAGGACAGCCCAAACATCAG CCCAGTGCCCCGGAAAGACTTTGTAGAGGAGCTTgagtgtgagctggagccctTGGGCATGCAGCCAGCTGGGCCCGCCAACGTCAGCCTCACTGTGACCAACATGCCACCAGGCAAGCACTTCCGGGTGGATGGCACCTCCATGCTGCAAGGCTTCTCTTTCATG gagcctgtgctgacagcagtaaaACCCCTATATGGCCCACGGGCAGGGGGTACCCGTCTCACCTTTGAAGGCCAGGGCCTGTCTTTAGGCACCAACCAGGCTGTGCTGATCAATGGGACTGAGTGCCCACTGGAACA GGTCAGCGAGAGACAGCTCTTATGTACTACACCCCCTGGGGCTGCTACGGCCAGCGTTCCCATTCACCTGCAGGTTGGGGGCGCTGTGGTACCTGGCTCCTGGACCTTCCACTATATGGAAGACCCCATTGTGCTGGGCATCAGCCCCAACTGTGGCTACAG TGGCTCCCATGTCACCATCCATGgccagcatctgacttcagcatggCACCTAGTGCTATCATTCCATGATGGGCTTGTGGCAGTGGAAAACAGG CAGTGTACAGGGCACCTCTCGGAGCAGCGTTGGTGCCACCTGCCTGAATACATGGTCCGAAGCCCCCAGGGGTGGGTAGCAGGGAACCTGAGTGCCCGGGGGGATGGAGCAGCTGGCTTCACACTGCCCGGCTTTcgcttcctgcccccaccccatccacccaCCACTGACTTGGCCCCATTGAAGCCTGAGGAGCATGCCATTAAGTTTGAG TATATTGGGCTGGGCGCTGTGGCTGCTTGTGTGGATATGAACGTGACCGTGGGTGGTAAGAGCTGCCAGCATGAGCTCCGGGGGGATGTGGTcatctgccctctgccctcctccctgcaaCTTGACAAGGACGACGCCGTACTGCAG GTCTGTGTGGATGATGGATGTCACATCCTGGGCAGGGTGGTACGTCCAGGCCCAGAGGGGGTCCCACAGAGGCTACTCCTTGGTGTCCTGTTGGCCCTGTTCCTGCTTGTGGCTGCACTGGCCACTGCGCTGATCTTCAACTACTCGCGGAGGAAACAACTGG ATGACCTGGTATCCTTGGACCGGACCACTGGAGCCATCGCCTTGCCTGTGCTCCGTTCAGGCTCTGACTACAGAAATGGACTTG CAGCTCCTGCCGCTGAAGGTCTGAATTCCTGCACAGAGGACCACAAAGCATCTGTCTCAAACAGTGGGGATGGGTCCTGCATCCCACTGCTACAGACAGAGTCAGTCCAGCTTTGGGACTTGGACTCTGTGCTCCTGACTGAGGTCAAGGATGTGCTGATCTCACATGAGCGAGTGGTCACCCACAGTGATCGAATCATTGGCAAAG GCCACTTTGGAGTTGTCTACCATGGAGAATACATAGACAAGGACCAGAATCGAATCCATTGTGCCATAAAGTCGCTGAGTC GCATTACAGAGGTGCAGGAGGTGGAGGCCTTCCTGCGCGAGGGGCTGCTCATGCGTGGTCTGCATCACCCAAACGTGCTGGCTCTCATCGGTATTGTGCTGCCCCCTGAAGGGCTGCCCCAGGTGCTGCTACCTTATATGCACCATGGAGACCTGCTCCAGTTCATCCGCTCACCCCAGCGG AACCCCACAGTGAAGGACCTCATCAGCTTCGGCCTTCAGGTAGCCCGCGGCATGGAGTACTTGGCAGAGCGGAAGTTTGTGCACAGGGACCTGGCTGCTCGGAACTGCAT GCTGGATGAGTCATTCACAGTCAAGGTGGCTGACTTTGGCCTGGCCCGTGGTGTCCTGGACAAGGAGTACTACAGTGTTCGACAGCACCGCCATGCCCGCCTCCCTGTCAAGTGGATGGCACTGGAGAGCCTGCAAACTTACAGATTCACCACCAAATCTGATGTG TGGTCGTTTGGTGTGCTGCTGTGGGAGCTGTTGACACGGGGAGCCCCACCATACCCCCACATTGACCCTTTTGACCTCACTCACTACTTGGCCCAGGGTCGTCGCCTGCCCCAGCCTGAGTACTGTCCTGATTCTCT ctaTGCAGTGATGCAGCACTGCTGGGCTGGGGACCCTGCAGCGAGACCCACCTTCTCAGCGCTGGTGGAGGAAGTGGAGCACATGGCGGCCAGGCTGCTTGGGGACCACTATGTGCAGCTACCTGCAGCCTATGTGAACCTGGGCCCTGGTGCCTCGGATGAGGCGACCATGCCCCCAAAACAGTTGCAGACCCCACCTGTGCACAGGATCGCACGTCGGCCCTGA